A part of Catalinimonas alkaloidigena genomic DNA contains:
- a CDS encoding ABC transporter permease, whose translation MFHYYRKTAAPAGTLHKGASWLALLGLSFGLGGCLLSGLLLQHEYSYDRYHEHADALYRVNALVATTAGTPEHQATTTPTLARQLRESLPGIANVTRVVHPPATLEHLLRHGDRTFLERGGVLADATYFTMFTYQFLAGNPRTCLREPSSVVLTEPLARKLFGETLGLNSTITVSDGLGTYDFHVTGIVAEPDQPTHLEARFFMSINSPGWGALLDSVQRAASAPVIYSYLRLDEDMPRETLEASLPDFLQQAATTDPTLTTLQALYLQPIRDIHLSADFAQSAPQVRYVYLLFFFLAGTAAIAVTSAVYLVRHQQRQLDPQSATSRQVAGELMQILGLALVLGYGLVELALPLFHPHPAPLLALTSAGWPLYPLVAGMLALSGGLLTGHMPWLLFPTFHDLALVQRPETVSPVVRA comes from the coding sequence ATGTTTCACTACTACCGAAAAACGGCCGCCCCCGCAGGTACTCTTCACAAGGGCGCTTCCTGGCTCGCTCTGCTCGGGCTTTCTTTCGGACTGGGCGGCTGCCTCCTGTCGGGACTGCTGCTGCAACACGAGTACAGCTACGACCGCTACCACGAGCACGCCGATGCGCTGTACCGCGTCAATGCGCTGGTGGCGACCACCGCCGGCACGCCTGAACATCAGGCGACTACCACGCCCACCTTGGCCCGCCAACTGCGCGAAAGCCTTCCGGGAATTGCCAACGTAACCCGGGTGGTCCATCCGCCCGCCACGCTGGAACACCTGCTCCGCCACGGCGACCGCACGTTTCTGGAGCGGGGTGGCGTGCTGGCCGATGCGACTTACTTTACCATGTTTACGTACCAGTTTCTGGCGGGCAACCCCCGCACCTGCCTGCGCGAGCCCAGCAGTGTGGTGCTGACCGAGCCGCTGGCCCGGAAGCTGTTTGGAGAAACCCTCGGCCTCAACAGCACCATCACGGTAAGCGACGGCCTGGGCACGTACGACTTTCACGTGACGGGGATCGTGGCCGAGCCCGATCAGCCTACCCACCTGGAGGCACGCTTTTTTATGTCGATCAACAGTCCGGGCTGGGGCGCGTTGCTGGATTCGGTACAACGAGCGGCCAGCGCACCGGTTATCTACTCCTACCTCCGTCTGGACGAAGACATGCCGCGCGAAACCCTGGAAGCCAGCCTGCCCGACTTTCTGCAACAGGCCGCCACAACCGATCCCACCCTCACTACCTTACAAGCGCTTTACCTGCAACCCATCCGTGACATTCACCTGTCGGCCGACTTCGCGCAGAGCGCACCGCAGGTACGATACGTCTATTTACTCTTTTTCTTCCTGGCCGGTACGGCGGCCATCGCCGTCACGTCGGCGGTGTATCTGGTACGCCACCAACAACGGCAGCTCGACCCGCAGTCGGCCACGTCCCGCCAGGTGGCGGGGGAACTGATGCAGATTCTGGGCTTGGCGCTGGTGCTGGGCTATGGTCTGGTAGAGTTAGCCCTCCCGCTGTTCCATCCGCACCCGGCCCCGCTGCTCGCCCTTACGTCGGCGGGGTGGCCGCTGTACCCGCTCGTGGCGGGGATGCTTGCTCTGAGTGGCGGTCTGCTGACCGGCCACATGCCCTGGCTTCTCTTTCCCACGTTTCACGACCTCGCGCTGGTCCAACGGCCGGAAACGGTATCACCTGTAGTCCGCGCGTAG